A stretch of Heliomicrobium undosum DNA encodes these proteins:
- a CDS encoding ABC transporter substrate-binding protein — MTALRNDHSMQRRAFLKQSVIAAAAFAGGGILAGCGVGNTAGGAGAGSTAVTGSGTGGHSGAKLNFKLGYLPLTDHMTIIGHGQTQFQHAHVEPVKFASWAELSEALKAGVVQGAFALTPIGISLRQKGVPIKAVFLGHRNGSALTAKNSPDIAQVEDFIGKTIAIPSRFSTHNILIRKLLAEKGIQADRDVKLIDMAPPEMVNALSTGRVGGFIVAEPFGAQAEKQGVGKVLTLSKDIWPDHICCAVNVQEEVIAQHPEAVEELVAALTKAAAFIEGNPKEAAALSVKYLGQKAEIIEHVLTQPKGRVTFTDLTPNMADFTATQDYMIQFGITQERIDLQQYIDDRFARKAKA, encoded by the coding sequence TTGACTGCCTTGAGAAATGATCATTCGATGCAACGACGCGCCTTTTTGAAACAGAGCGTTATCGCCGCAGCCGCTTTCGCCGGCGGCGGCATCCTGGCCGGCTGCGGCGTCGGCAACACGGCAGGAGGCGCTGGAGCGGGGAGCACGGCCGTAACTGGAAGCGGGACCGGCGGACATAGCGGCGCAAAACTCAACTTTAAGCTCGGCTATCTCCCCCTCACAGACCATATGACCATCATCGGGCATGGGCAGACGCAGTTTCAGCATGCCCATGTGGAGCCGGTGAAGTTCGCCAGTTGGGCCGAACTGTCAGAGGCGCTCAAGGCCGGCGTCGTCCAGGGCGCCTTTGCGCTCACTCCGATCGGGATCAGTTTGCGCCAGAAGGGCGTCCCCATCAAGGCCGTCTTCCTTGGTCACCGCAACGGCTCAGCGCTGACGGCCAAGAACAGCCCCGATATCGCGCAGGTGGAGGATTTCATCGGCAAGACCATCGCTATCCCCAGCCGCTTTTCCACCCACAACATCCTGATCCGCAAGCTCCTCGCCGAAAAGGGCATCCAGGCCGACAGGGACGTAAAGCTCATCGACATGGCGCCGCCGGAGATGGTCAACGCTTTGTCGACGGGACGTGTGGGCGGTTTCATCGTGGCCGAGCCTTTTGGCGCCCAGGCGGAGAAGCAGGGCGTCGGCAAGGTCCTCACGCTGTCCAAAGACATCTGGCCTGATCACATCTGCTGCGCCGTCAACGTGCAAGAGGAGGTTATCGCCCAGCATCCCGAGGCTGTTGAGGAACTGGTGGCCGCCCTGACGAAGGCGGCGGCCTTTATCGAAGGCAATCCCAAAGAAGCGGCAGCCCTTTCCGTCAAGTACCTCGGCCAAAAGGCGGAGATCATCGAACACGTGCTGACCCAGCCGAAAGGACGTGTCACCTTTACTGATCTAACTCCGAATATGGCTGATTTCACGGCCACCCAGGACTACATGATCCAGTTCGGCATCACCCAGGAGAGGATCGATCTCCAGCAGTACATCGATGACCGCTTTGCCCGCAAGGCAAAGGCGTAG
- the cooS gene encoding anaerobic carbon-monoxide dehydrogenase catalytic subunit, with translation MTMQEINAHRRRFPTKEQVMAQTPDPGVRAMLAHLEAQGVETLFDRFDAQKPQCGFGLAGTCCRHCNMGPCRITEKSPHGVCGAGADVIVARNLLRWMAAGVSAHGARGREVMLALKAAAEGRFSRPIAGVEKVRAAARSFGIDEVEAELSLEQLAGRVADQLLEDLSRTVPGPHQTLAAMAPPERVARWRELGILPISAYHEVFEALHRTGTGTDGDWRNLMTQLLRCGLAFAWSSVVGSAIAMDSLYGPPARQRIAANFGALKPETVNIAIHGHSPVMASAIVQAAESPELVERAMALGAEGIRLYGICCSGLSSMYRYGAVHPLSNAVGAELILGTGALDLWVADMQDVLPGIMNVAECFHTIVVTTSDSCRLPGAVHIGFSADHANLDQAGAMAQRIVAMAVENFPRRRAANVFIPETSIDAEIGFSVENLVAEFGGAAALAEHIRAGRIRGIVNLVGCNNPKVVYEKAIKDVADVLLANDILVLTNGCASFPLLKLGYCLPEALEKAGPGLRAALADKKLPPVWHMGECLDNARASGLFRALADALGLPLTQMPFAFASPEWSNEKGLGAALSFRLMGLNSYHCVPAPVFGSDKVRRFLEEETQELLGSIMVVVADPVELGERIVKDLEERRGGLDCLEK, from the coding sequence ATGACGATGCAAGAGATAAACGCCCATCGCCGGCGCTTTCCGACGAAAGAACAGGTGATGGCGCAGACCCCCGATCCGGGGGTGCGGGCCATGCTGGCACACCTGGAGGCCCAGGGAGTGGAAACCCTTTTTGACCGTTTTGATGCCCAGAAGCCCCAGTGCGGTTTCGGGCTGGCCGGGACCTGCTGCCGCCACTGCAACATGGGCCCCTGCCGGATCACGGAAAAGTCGCCTCACGGTGTCTGCGGCGCCGGTGCCGATGTGATCGTCGCCCGCAATTTGCTGCGCTGGATGGCCGCCGGCGTGTCGGCTCACGGCGCCCGCGGGCGGGAGGTCATGCTGGCCCTGAAGGCGGCTGCCGAGGGCCGTTTTTCCCGTCCCATCGCCGGTGTGGAAAAGGTGCGCGCCGCCGCCCGGAGCTTCGGGATCGACGAAGTTGAAGCGGAGTTATCGCTGGAGCAGCTGGCCGGCCGTGTCGCCGACCAACTCCTGGAGGATCTGTCCCGCACCGTTCCCGGCCCGCACCAGACCTTGGCCGCCATGGCGCCGCCGGAACGGGTGGCCCGCTGGCGCGAGTTGGGGATCCTGCCCATCAGCGCCTACCATGAGGTTTTTGAGGCGCTTCATCGCACCGGAACGGGGACAGACGGCGACTGGAGAAACCTGATGACCCAACTGCTGCGTTGCGGCCTCGCCTTCGCCTGGAGCAGTGTGGTCGGTTCCGCCATCGCCATGGACAGCCTCTACGGTCCGCCGGCGCGACAGCGGATCGCGGCCAACTTCGGCGCTTTGAAGCCGGAAACGGTCAATATCGCCATCCATGGACACTCGCCGGTTATGGCGTCGGCCATCGTGCAGGCCGCCGAATCGCCGGAACTGGTCGAACGGGCAATGGCGCTCGGGGCCGAAGGGATTCGACTCTACGGCATATGCTGTTCCGGCCTCTCGTCCATGTACCGCTACGGCGCTGTCCATCCCCTGAGCAACGCCGTCGGCGCTGAGTTGATCCTGGGAACGGGCGCTCTCGATCTCTGGGTAGCCGATATGCAGGATGTCCTGCCGGGGATCATGAACGTGGCCGAGTGCTTTCATACGATCGTCGTCACCACCAGTGATTCCTGCCGCCTTCCCGGCGCCGTCCACATCGGTTTTTCTGCCGACCATGCCAACCTCGATCAGGCCGGTGCGATGGCGCAGCGGATCGTAGCCATGGCCGTAGAAAACTTCCCTCGCCGCCGGGCGGCCAACGTCTTTATCCCAGAAACGTCCATCGACGCGGAAATCGGCTTCTCCGTCGAAAACCTCGTCGCCGAATTCGGCGGCGCCGCCGCCCTGGCCGAACACATACGGGCCGGCCGGATCCGGGGGATCGTCAACCTCGTCGGCTGCAACAACCCGAAGGTGGTCTACGAAAAGGCGATCAAGGATGTGGCCGATGTGCTCCTGGCTAATGACATTCTCGTGCTGACCAACGGCTGCGCCTCCTTCCCGCTGTTAAAGCTGGGTTACTGCCTCCCCGAGGCCCTGGAAAAGGCGGGACCGGGGCTGCGGGCGGCCTTGGCCGATAAAAAACTGCCGCCGGTATGGCACATGGGCGAATGCTTGGACAACGCCCGCGCCTCGGGGCTGTTCCGTGCGCTGGCCGACGCCTTGGGGCTGCCGCTGACGCAGATGCCCTTCGCCTTCGCCAGCCCCGAGTGGTCCAACGAAAAAGGCCTTGGGGCAGCCCTCAGTTTCCGGCTGATGGGACTCAACTCCTACCACTGCGTGCCTGCCCCTGTCTTCGGGTCGGACAAGGTCCGCCGCTTTTTGGAGGAAGAGACACAGGAACTGCTCGGTTCGATCATGGTGGTCGTCGCCGACCCCGTCGAGCTGGGAGAACGGATCGTGAAGGATTTGGAAGAGAGGAGAGGTGGCCTTGACTGCCTTGAGAAATGA
- a CDS encoding ATP-binding protein, translating into MKIAVTGKGGVGKTTLCAALARHFASLGLRVLAVDADPDANLASALPLDGRKGQEIAPLAGQKELLRARLGLSDQNEGFFQINPDVSDLLERFSASWGGGHRLLSLGWTKGGGEGCYCAENAILRRLLQAIPQAGQEVVLIDSEAGLEHLSRGTVERIDSVVAVLEPGRRSIQSAFDIRRLAQELKIPRIYPVLNGQRYEQEWAQVQAGLGDWVLAAALPEDTAIRSADLEGTLPPLTGDYAGAVRAFAKKLLDDHPVRTADQTVL; encoded by the coding sequence ATGAAGATTGCCGTCACCGGAAAGGGCGGCGTGGGGAAGACGACTCTTTGCGCGGCACTGGCCCGCCATTTCGCTTCCTTGGGCTTACGTGTGCTGGCTGTGGACGCCGATCCGGACGCCAACCTGGCGTCAGCCCTGCCGCTAGATGGTCGAAAGGGTCAGGAGATAGCACCGCTGGCCGGCCAGAAGGAACTCCTCCGGGCCAGGCTAGGCCTTTCCGATCAAAACGAGGGTTTTTTTCAAATCAACCCTGATGTGAGCGATCTGCTGGAGCGATTCAGCGCCTCCTGGGGGGGCGGTCACCGGTTGCTGTCCCTTGGCTGGACCAAGGGAGGTGGCGAGGGCTGTTACTGCGCCGAGAACGCCATCTTACGGCGGCTGTTGCAGGCAATCCCGCAAGCAGGGCAGGAGGTCGTCCTGATCGACAGTGAAGCCGGGCTGGAGCATCTGAGCCGTGGGACGGTCGAGAGAATCGACTCCGTCGTCGCCGTGCTGGAGCCCGGTCGGCGCAGTATCCAGAGCGCTTTCGACATCCGGCGACTGGCGCAGGAACTGAAGATCCCTCGGATTTACCCGGTCTTGAACGGACAGCGCTACGAACAGGAATGGGCACAGGTGCAGGCCGGCCTCGGCGATTGGGTGCTGGCTGCGGCGCTGCCGGAGGATACGGCGATTCGAAGCGCCGATCTGGAGGGAACGCTGCCGCCGCTGACCGGGGACTATGCCGGCGCTGTGCGCGCCTTCGCCAAAAAACTCCTCGACGATCACCCTGTTCGGACTGCCGATCAGACAGTTCTTTAG